One genomic segment of Pseudorca crassidens isolate mPseCra1 chromosome X, mPseCra1.hap1, whole genome shotgun sequence includes these proteins:
- the MED12 gene encoding mediator of RNA polymerase II transcription subunit 12 isoform X10: protein MAAFGILSYEHRPLKRPRLGPPDVYPQDPKQKEDELTALNVKQGFNNQPAVSGDEHGSAKNVNFNPAKISSNFSSIIAEKLRCNTLPDTGRRKPQVNQKDNFWLVTARSQSAINTWFTDLAGTKPLTQLAKKVPIFSKKEEVFGYLAKYTVPVMRAAWLIKMTCAYYAAITETKVKKRHVIDPFMEWTQIITKYLWEQLQKMAEYYRPGPSGSGGCGSTIGPLPHDVEVAIRQWDYNEKLAMFMFQDGMLDRHEFLTWVLECFEKIRPGEDELLKLLLPLLLRYSGEFVQSAYLSRRLAYFCTRRLALQLDGMSSHSSHVMSAQSTSTLPTTPAPQPPTSSTPSTPFSDLLMCPQHRPLVFGLSCILQTILLCCPSALVWHYSLTDSRIKTGSPLDHLPIAPSNLPMPEGNSAFTQQVRAKLREIEQQIKERGQAVEVRWSFDKCQEATAGFTIGRVLHTLEVLDSHSFERSDFSNSLDSLCNRIFGLGPSKDGHEISSDDDAVVSLLCEWAVSCKRSGRHRAMVVAKLLEKRQAEIEAERCGESEAADEKGSIASGSLSAPSAPIFQDVLLQFLDTQAPMLTDPRSESERVEFFNLVLLFCELIRHDVFSHNMYTCTLISRGDLAFGAPGPRPPSPFDDPADDPERKEAEGSSSSKLEDPGLSESMDIDPSSSVLFEDMEKPDFSLFSPTMPCEGKGSPSPEKPDVEKEVKPPPKEKLEGTLGVLYDQPRHVQYATHFPIPQEESCSHECNQRLVVLFGVGKQRDDARHAIKKITKDILKVLNRKGTAETGGEDGQKRRRNRPEAFPTAEDIFAKFQHLSHYDQHQVTAQVSRNVLEQITSFALGMSYHLPLVQHVQFIFDLMEYSLSISGLIDFAIQLLNELSVVEAELLLKSSDLVGSYTTSLCLCIVAVLRHYHACLILNQDQMAQVFEGLCGVVKHGMNRSDGSSAERCILAYLYDLYTSCSHLKSKFGELFSDFCSKVKNTIYCNVEPSESNMRWAPEFMIDTLENPAAHTFTYTGLGKSLSENPANRYSFVCNALMHVCVGHHDPDRVNDIAILCAELTGYCKSLSAEWLGVLKALCCSSNNGTCGFNDLLCNVDVSDLSFHDSLATFVAILIARQCLLLEDLIRCAAIPSLLNAACSEQDSEPGARLTCRILLHLFKTPQLNPCQSDGTVSPDKPTVGIRSSCDRHLLAASQNRIVDGAVFAVLKAVFVLGDAELKGSGFTVTGGTEELPEEEGGGGSGGRRQGGRNISVETASLDVYAKYVLRSICQQEWVGERCLKSLCEDSNDLQDPVLSSAQAQRLMQLICYPHRLLDNEDGENPQRQRIKRILQNLDQWTMRQSSLELQLMIKQTPNNEMNSLLENIAKATIEVFQQSAETGSSSGNTASNMPSSSKTKPVLSSLERSGVWLVAPLIAKLPTSVQGHVLKAAGEELEKGQHLGSSSRKERDRQKQKSMSLLSQQPFLSLVLTCLKGQDEQREGLLTSLYSQVHQIVNNWRDDQYLDDCKPKQLMHEALKLRLNLVGGMFDTVQRSTQQTTEWAVLLLEIIISGTVDMQSNNELFTTVLDMLSVLINGTLAADMSSISQGSMEENKRAYMNLVKKLRKELGERQSDSLEKVRQLLPLPKQTRDVITCEPQGSLIDTKGNKIAGFDSIFKKEGLQVSTKQKISPWDLFEGLKPSAPLSWGWFGTVRVDRRVARGEEQQRLLLYHTHLRPRPRAYYLEPLPLPPEDEEPPAPALLEPEKKAPEPPKTDKPGAAPPSTEERKKKSTKGKKRSQPAAKTEPSPLPPVPFTQDYGMGPGRSGPYGVTVPPDLLHHTNPGSISHLSYRQGSIGLYTQNQPLPAGGPRVDPYRPVRLPMQKLPTRPPYPGVLPTTMTGVMGLEPSSYKTSVYRQQQPAVPQGQRLRQQLQAKIQSQGMLGQSSVHQMTPSSSYGLQTSQGYTPYVSHVGLQQHTGPAGTMVPPSYSSQPYQSTHSSTNPTLVDPTRHLQQRPSGYVHQQAPTYGHGLTSTQRFSHQTLQQTPMIGTMTPLGAQGVQAGVRSASILPEQQQQQQQQQQQQQQQQQQQQQQQQQQYHIRQQQQQQILRQQQQQQQQQQQQQQQQQQQQQQQQQQQQQQQAHQQQQQQAAPPQPQPQSQPQFQRQGLQQTQQQQQTAALVRQLQQQLSNTQPQPSTNIFGRY from the exons AATGGACTCAGATCATCACCAAGTACTTATGGGAGCAGCTGCAAAAGATGGCTGAATACTACCGGCCAGGGCCTTCCGGAAGTGGGGGCTGTGGTTCTACTATAGGGCCCTTGCCCCATGATGTAGAGGTGGCAATCCGGCAGTGGGACTACAATGAGAAGCTAGCCATGTTCATGTTTCAG GACGGAATGCTGGACAGACATGAGTTCCTGACCTGGGTACTTGAGTGTTTTGAGAAAATCCGCCCTGGAGAGGATGAATTGCTTAAACTGCTGCTGCCCCTGCTGCTTCGA TACTCTGGGGAATTCGTTCAGTCTGCATACCTCTCCCGCCGCCTTGCCTACTTCTGTACGCGGAGACTGGCCCTGCAGCTGGATGGCATGAGCAGTCACTCATCTCATGTGATGTCTGCTCAGTCAACAAGCACACTGCCCACGACCCCTGCTCCTCAGCCCCCAACTAGCAGCACACCCTCTACACCCTTTAGTGACCTGCTTATGTGCCCTCAGCACCGGCCCCTAGTTTTTGGCCTCAGCTGTATCCTTCAG ACCATCCTCCTGTGTTGTCCTAGTGCCCTGGTTTGGCACTACTCACTGACTGATAGCCGAATCAAGACTGGCTCACCACTTGACCACCTGCCTATTGCCCCCTCCAACCTGCCCATGCCAGAGGGCAACAGTGCCTTCACTCAGCAG GTCCGTGCAAAGTTGCGGGAGATTGAGCAGCAGATCAAGGAGCGAGGACAGGCCGTTGAGGTTCGCTGGTCTTTTGATAAGTGCCAAGAAGCTACTGCAG GCTTCACCATTGGACGGGTGCTCCATACTTTGGAAGTGCTGGACAGCCATAGTTTTGAGCGCTCTGACTTCAGCAACTCTCTTGATTCCCTCTGTAATCGAATCTTTGGATTGGGGCCTAGCAAGGATGGGCACGAG ATCTCCTCAGATGATGATGCTGTGGTATCATTACTGTGTGAATGGGCTGTCAGCTGCAAGCGCTCTGGTCGTCATCGTGCGATGGTGGTAGCCAAGCTGCTGGAGAAGAGACAGGCAGAGATTGAGGCTGAG CGTTGTGGAGAATCGGAAGCCGCAGATGAGAAGGGTTCCATAGCCTCTGGCTCCCTTTCTGCTCCTAGTGCTCCCATTTTCCAGGATGTCCTCCTGCAGTTTCTGGATACACAGGCTCCCATGCTGA CGGACCCCCGAAGTGAGAGTGAGCGAGTGGAGTTCTTTAACTTGGTACTGCTTTTCTGTGAACTGATTCGACATGATGTTTTCTCCCACAACATGTACACTTGCACCCTCATCTCCCGAGGGGACCTTGCCTTCGGAGCCCCTGGTCCCCGGCCTCCCTCTCCCTTTGATGACCCTGCCGATGACCCTGAGCGCAAAGAGGCtgagggcagcagcagcagcaagctGGAG GATCCAGGCCTCTCGGAGTCTATGGACATCGACCCTAGCTCCAGTGTGCTCTTTGAGGACATGGAGAAGCCTGATTTCTCA TTGTTCTCCCCCACTATGCCCTGTGAGGGGAAAGGCAGTCCATCCCCTGAGAAACCAGATGTTGAGAAGGAGGTGAAGCCCCCACCCAAGGAGAAGCTAGAAGGGACCCTTGGGGTTCTTTATGACCAGCCGCGGCATGTGCAGTATGCCACGCACTTTCCCATCCCCCAG GAGGAGTCATGCAGCCATGAGTGCAACCAGCGGTTGGTCGTACTGTTTGGGGTGGGAAAGCAGCGAGATGATGCCCGCCATGCCATCAAGAAAATTACCAAGGATATCCTGAAGGTTCTGAACCGCAAAGGGACAGCGGAAACTG GTGGGGAGGATGGGCAGAAGCGGCGGCGCAACCGGCCTGAAGCCTTCCCCACTGCCGAGGATATCTTTGCTAAGTTCCAGCACCTTTCACATTATGACCAACACCAGGTCACAGCTCAG GTCTCCCGGAATGTTCTGGAGCAGATCACGAGCTTTGCCCTTGGCATGTCGTACCACTTGCCTCTGGTGCAGCATGTGCAGTTCATCTTCGACCTCATGGAATATTCACTCAGCATCAGTGGCCTCATCGACTTTGCCATTCAG CTACTGAATGAACTGAGTGTAGTTGAGGCCGAGTTGCTTCTCAAATCCTCGGATCTGGTGGGCAGCTACACCACCAGCCTGTGCCTGTGCATCGTGGCTGTCCTGCGGCACTATCACGCCTGCCTCATCCTcaaccaggaccagatggcacaGGTCTTTGAGGG GCTGTGTGGCGTAGTCAAGCATGGGATGAACCGGTCCGATGGCTCCTCCGCAGAACGCTGTATCCTTGCTTATCTCTATGATCTGTACACCTCCTGTAGCCATTTAAAGAGCAAATTTGGGGAGCTCTTCAG CGACTTCTGCTCCAAGGTGAAGAACACCATCTACTGCAACGTGGAGCCGTCAGAATCCAACATGCGCTGGGCACCTGAGTTCATGATTGACACTCTGGAGAACCCTGCCGCTCACACCTTCACCTACACAGGGCTAGGCAAGAGTCTTAGTGAGAACCCTGCTAACCGCTACAGCTTTGTCTGCAATGCCCTTATGCACGTCTGTGTGGGGCACCATGATCCCGATAG GGTGAATGACATCGCAATCCTGTGTGCAGAGCTGACCGGCTATTGCAAGTCACTGAGTGCAGAGTGGCTGGGAGTGCTTAAGGCCTTGTGCTGCTCCTCTAACAATGGCACTTGTGGTTTCAACGACCTCCTCTGCAATGTAGAT GTCAGTGACCTGTCTTTTCACGACTCCCTGGCCACTTTTGTTGCCATCCTCATCGCTCGGCAGTGTTTGCTCCTGGAGGATCTGATTCGCTGTGCAGCCATCCCTTCGCTTCTTAATGCTG CTTGCAGTGAACAGGACTCTGAGCCGGGGGCCCGGCTTACCTGCCGCATCCTCCTCCACCTTTTCAAGACACCTCAACTCAATCCTTGCCAGTCGGACGGAA CTGTCTCCCCAGACAAGCCTACGGTAGGAATCCGCTCCTCCTGTGACCGCCACCTGCTGGCTGCCTCCCAGAACCGCATTGTGGATGGAGCTGTGTTTGCTGTTCTCAAGGCTGTGTTTGTACTTG GGGATGCGGAACTGAAGGGTTCAGGCTTCACTGTGACAGGAGGAACAGAAGAACttccagaggaggagggaggaggtggcagtGGCGGTCGGAGGCAGGGTGGCCGCAACATCTCTGTGGAGACAGCCAGTCTGGATGTCTATGCCAAGTACGTGCTACGCAGCATCTGCCAGCAG GAATGGGTAGGAGAACGTTGCCTTAAATCGCTGTGTGAGGACAGCAATGACTTGCAAGACCCAGTGTTGAGTAGCGCCCAGGCCCAGCGCCTCATGCAGCTCATCTGCTACCCACATCGGCTGCTGGACAATGAGGATGGGGAAAACCCCCAGCGGCAACGCATTAAGCGTATTCTCCAG AACTTGGACCAGTGGACCATGCGCCAGTCTTCCTTGGAGCTGCAGCTCATGATCAAGCAGACCCCTAACAAT GAGATGAACTCCCTCTTAGAGAACATCGCCAAGGCCACAATCGAGGTTTTCCAACAGTCTGCAGAGACAGGGTCGTCTTCTGGAAACACTGCAAGCAACATGCCCAGCAGCAGCAAGACCAAGCCCGTGCTCAG CTCCCTAGAGCGCTCTGGTGTATGGCTGGTGGCTCCTCTCATTGCCAAACTGCCCACCTCAGTCCAGGGGCATGTGTTAAAGGCTGCTGGGGAAGAATTGGAGAAGGGCCAGCACCTGGGTTCCTCTTCGCGCAAAGAACGCGATCGACAAAAGCAAAAGAG CATGTCCCTGTTGAGCCAGCAGCCCTTCTTATCCCTGGTGCTGACGTGTCTGAAGGGTCAGGACGAGCAGCGCGAGGGACTCCTTACCTCCCTCTACAGCCAGGTCCACCAG ATTGTGAATAATTGGAGAGATGACCAGTACTTAGACGATTGCAAGCCAAAGCAGCTAATGCATGAGGCGCTCAAACTGCGGCTCAACCTG GTGGGGGGCATGTTTGACACGGTGCAGCGCAGCACCCAGCAGACCACGGAGTGGGCTGTGCTCCTCCTGGAGATCATCATCAGCGGCACTGTCGACATGCAGTCCAACAA TGAGCTCTTCACCACCGTCTTGGACATGCTGAGCGTGCTCATCAATGGGACCCTAGCTGCGGACATGTCCAGCATCTCCCAGGGCAGCATGGAGGAAAACAAACGTGCCTACATGAACCTGGTGAAGAAGCTGCGG AAGGAGTTGGGGGAGCGCCAGTCAGACAGTCTGGAAAAAGTTCGCCAGCTGCTGCCGCTGCCCAAGCAGACCCGAGATGTCATCACATGTGAGCCGCAGGGCTCCCTTATCGACACCAAAGGCAACAAGATCGCCGGCTTCGACTCCATCTTCAAGAAGGAG GGTCTACAGGTTTCCACCAAACAAAAGATCTCCCCCTGGGATCTTTTTGAAGGCTTGAAGCCATCAGCACCACTGTCTTGGGGCTGGTTTGGAACAGTCCGGGTGGACCGGCGCGTGGCCCGCGGAGAGGAGCAGCAGCGGCTGCTGCTGTACCACACGCACCTGAGGCCCCGGCCCCGCGCCTATTACCTGGAGCCACTGCCGCTGCCGCCGGAAGATGAggagcccccagcccccgccctgcTGGAGCCTGAGAAAAAGGCTCCAGAGCCCCCCAAAACTGACAAACCTGGGGCCGCTCCCCCCAGCACTGAGGAACGCAAGAAGAAGTCCACCAAGGGCAAGAAACGCAGCCAGCCGGCCGCCAAGACAGAG ccctctccccttcctcctgtgccGTTCACACAGGACTATGGAATGGGCCCAGGCCGGAGTGGCCCCTATGGAGTGACAGTGCCTCCGGACCTCCTGCACCACACCAACCCTGGCTCCATATCCCACCTTAGCTACAGGCAGGGCTCCATAGGCCTCTACACCCAGAACCAGCCACTGCCGGCAG GTGGCCCCCGTGTGGACCCGTACCGCCCTGTGCGGTTACCGATGCAGAAGCTGCCGACCCGACCACCTTACCCTGGAGTGCTGCCCACCACCATGACTGGCGTCATGGGACTGGAACCCTCCTCCTACAAGACGTCTGTGTACCGACAGCAGCAGCCTGCGGTGCCCCAGGGACAGCGCCTTCGCCAACAGCTCCAGGCAAAGATA CAGAGTCAGGGGATGTTGGGACAGTCATCTGTCCATCAGATGACTCCCAGCTCTTCCTACGGTTTGCAGACCTCCCAG ggCTATACTCCTTACGTTTCTCATGTGGGATTGCAGCAACACACAGGCCCCGCAGGTACCATGGTGCCCCCCAGCTACTCCAGCCAGCCTTATCAGAGCACCCACTCTTCTACCAATCCTACTCTTGTAGATCCTACCCGCCATCTGCAGCAGCGGCCCAGTGGCTATGTGCACCAGCAGGCCCCAACCTACGGACACGGGCTGACCTCTACTCAAAG GTTTTCCCACCAGACACTGCAGCAGACACCCATGATAGGCACTATGACCCCACTAGGCGCCCAGGGTGTCCAGGCTGGCGTCCGGTCGGCTTCCATCCTGcctgagcagcagcagcagcagcagcagcaacagcagcagcagcagcagcagcaacagcagcagcagcagcagcagcagcaacagtacCACAtccggcagcagcagcagcagcagatccTGCGG cagcagcagcagcagcagcagcaacagcagcagcagcagcagcagcagcagcagcagcaacagcagcagcagcagcagcagcagcagcagcaggcacaccagcagcagcagcagcaggcagctcctccccagccccagccccagtcccAGCCCCAG TTCCAGCGCCAGGGGCTTCAGCAGACCCAGCAACAACAGCAGACAGCAGCTTTGGTCCGGCAGCTCCAACAACAGCTCTCCA ATACCCAGCCACAGCCCAGTACCAACATATTTGGACGCTACTGA